The Cystobacter ferrugineus genome window below encodes:
- a CDS encoding phthiocerol/phthiodiolone dimycocerosyl transferase family protein: MDRVLGPTEQVFYKVRRLRPFNIAITARVSGRVSEARVREALPVVQRRHPLLQANILAESPPRFSRASVPALPLEVVPREHADSWLARVDQQINLPFDASRGPLARFVLVQGDSHSELICGYDHLIGDALSGCFVLRDLLRAMAPGSERLPELQARPAYEDLIGPPLPGTGVLNTVVSRSSSTLLRVSPALNRLSARLASDSSLETPADKVRSGFVYRRLPPAQTERLLTLCRERQSSLHGLLGAALLLARAESLSERKSSVVTITSALDARARFGVGEDFGLFTTGKTHLMRVRAREELWTLSRQLRAPLVAARKNASHLRLFRSAIEMSSRTVDLAAQPWMQRCTRLGLDSMLGLSNLGRLNLEARYGDLSLEGVGFSGSVASHFDIVLAAATFAQHLDISFLYNPPLMRPEMAERIASRTCEVLAEAAR, translated from the coding sequence ATGGATCGCGTTCTCGGACCGACGGAACAGGTTTTCTACAAGGTACGGCGGCTGCGCCCCTTCAACATCGCCATCACCGCCAGGGTTTCTGGCCGGGTGAGCGAAGCGCGGGTCCGCGAGGCGCTCCCCGTGGTGCAGCGCAGGCACCCCCTGCTCCAGGCCAACATCCTCGCCGAGTCGCCTCCTCGCTTCTCGCGCGCCTCCGTCCCCGCGCTTCCCCTCGAGGTGGTGCCTCGCGAGCACGCCGATTCCTGGCTCGCCCGGGTGGATCAGCAGATCAACCTGCCGTTCGATGCCTCTCGCGGGCCCCTCGCGCGGTTCGTGCTCGTCCAGGGAGACTCCCATTCGGAGTTGATCTGCGGATACGACCATCTGATTGGCGATGCCTTGTCGGGCTGCTTCGTCCTGAGGGATCTCCTGCGCGCCATGGCGCCGGGGAGCGAGCGTCTACCGGAGCTCCAGGCTCGGCCCGCCTACGAGGATCTGATCGGTCCCCCCCTGCCGGGGACCGGGGTGCTCAACACGGTGGTCTCCCGGAGTTCGTCCACGCTCCTGCGCGTGTCTCCGGCGCTCAATCGGCTCTCGGCCCGGCTCGCCTCCGACTCTTCCCTGGAGACCCCCGCCGACAAGGTCCGCTCGGGCTTCGTCTACCGCCGCCTGCCACCCGCCCAGACGGAGCGGCTGCTGACCCTCTGCCGCGAGCGGCAATCCTCCCTGCACGGGCTGCTGGGCGCCGCGCTGCTACTGGCTCGCGCCGAGTCCCTGTCCGAGCGGAAGTCCTCGGTCGTCACAATCACCTCCGCCCTGGATGCCCGGGCGCGCTTTGGCGTGGGCGAGGACTTCGGCCTGTTCACCACCGGCAAGACGCACTTGATGCGCGTGCGGGCGCGGGAGGAGCTCTGGACACTGTCGCGCCAGCTCCGCGCGCCCCTCGTCGCCGCGCGCAAGAACGCCAGTCACTTGCGGCTGTTCCGCTCGGCGATTGAGATGTCCTCTCGCACGGTGGACCTGGCGGCCCAACCGTGGATGCAGCGCTGCACCCGGCTCGGATTGGATTCCATGCTCGGGTTGAGCAACCTGGGGCGGTTGAACCTGGAGGCCCGGTATGGAGATCTGTCGCTGGAGGGCGTCGGCTTCTCGGGCTCGGTGGCGTCCCATTTCGACATCGTCCTGGCGGCGGCCACCTTCGCCCAGCACCTGGACATCAGCTTCCTCTACAACCCGCCCCTGATGCGCCCGGAGATGGCCGAGCGCATCGCCTCGCGCACCTGCGAGGTGCTCGCGGAGGCGGCGCGTTAG
- a CDS encoding ornithine cyclodeaminase family protein, producing MLSTRVLGEQEMRRLVAAVGLHALMDETIAALERTLARFDPAHTELRKREGFQYQHPFPGVLEWMPVMEVGRQAVIKLVGYNPANVEGRGLPTILSTISLYDVTTGHLRALCDGTFPTALRTGAASAVASRHLARPDSRVLGLVGCGAQAVTQAHALSRLFPLERLLVHDRHPETARGFARRVDFLGLPVEAVPLERVEREADILCTATSVEVGAGPVISGTHLQPHVHINAVGSDLPGKTELPLDLLRRALVCPDYLPQALVEGECQQLQPGEIGPSLFELARASELGRRHHGRPTVFDSTGIALEDQVVIEVLLTHAQNLGIGRLLQLESLADDPRDPYGFLRTEGVLPEAARTDYRTQVTACES from the coding sequence ATGCTGAGCACGAGGGTGCTGGGGGAGCAGGAGATGCGGCGGCTCGTGGCCGCCGTGGGCCTGCATGCCCTGATGGACGAGACGATCGCCGCGCTGGAGCGCACCCTGGCCCGCTTCGACCCCGCGCACACCGAGCTGCGCAAGCGCGAGGGCTTCCAATATCAGCACCCGTTCCCCGGCGTCCTCGAGTGGATGCCGGTGATGGAGGTGGGCCGCCAGGCGGTGATCAAGCTGGTGGGCTACAACCCGGCCAACGTGGAGGGCAGGGGCCTGCCCACCATCCTCTCCACCATCAGCCTGTATGACGTGACCACGGGGCACCTGCGCGCCCTGTGCGATGGCACCTTCCCCACGGCCCTGCGCACGGGAGCGGCCTCCGCCGTGGCCAGCCGCCACCTGGCCCGTCCGGACAGCCGGGTGCTGGGGCTGGTGGGCTGCGGCGCCCAGGCCGTGACCCAGGCCCACGCGCTCTCCCGCCTCTTTCCCCTCGAGCGCCTGCTCGTCCACGACCGGCATCCCGAGACAGCGCGCGGCTTCGCCCGGCGCGTGGACTTCCTCGGCCTGCCCGTGGAAGCCGTCCCGCTGGAGCGCGTGGAGCGCGAGGCCGACATCCTGTGCACCGCCACCTCCGTGGAGGTGGGCGCGGGACCGGTGATCTCCGGCACGCACCTCCAGCCCCATGTCCACATCAACGCCGTGGGCTCGGACCTGCCGGGCAAGACGGAGCTGCCCCTGGACTTGCTACGCCGCGCCCTCGTCTGCCCGGACTACCTGCCCCAGGCCCTGGTGGAGGGCGAGTGCCAGCAATTACAGCCCGGGGAGATCGGCCCCAGCCTCTTCGAGCTGGCGCGCGCCTCCGAGCTGGGACGGCGGCACCACGGCCGCCCCACGGTGTTCGACTCCACCGGCATCGCGCTGGAGGACCAGGTCGTGATCGAGGTGCTGCTGACGCATGCGCAGAACCTGGGCATCGGCCGGCTGTTGCAGCTGGAGTCCCTGGCGGATGACCCCCGCGACCCCTACGGCTTCCTGCGCACGGAGGGCGTGCTCCCGGAAGCAGCTCGAACCGACTACCGCACACAGGTAACCGCATGCGAATCGTGA
- a CDS encoding ArsA family ATPase: MTRVILVSGKGGVGKTTVSAATAVAAAKKGYRTLVMSFDIAHSLSDSFDLDRKLFDFNEGLPQKVAPDLEVQEIDIQHELRRQWSEVYDYMSVLLSSTGVSDMVAEEAAILPGTEDVISLMYLNKYVKEGRYDLIVVDCPPTGESLRFVNITSTLQWYIRRRFNVDRTLVKLARPLATKLTNYDLPEDTYFAALERLFGQVQGIEALLTDANHTTVRLVSSAEKMVMRETQRAYLYFNMYGMTVDQVVVNRILPATRHLEQWNQTQTAYVEQIKDYFAPLPVARLPLFEQEVVGQERLGGLADKLFQDQDPTERYVSAPPYQFTKKQGGRYGLSIHMPGAGREEIVLDRQGDDLIVRVGSFRRHIMLPRSVVPLQAVDAILDKGTLKIEFAHPR; encoded by the coding sequence ATGACAAGAGTCATTCTGGTTTCAGGCAAGGGCGGAGTCGGCAAGACCACGGTCTCCGCGGCCACCGCCGTGGCCGCCGCGAAGAAGGGCTATCGCACGCTGGTCATGTCCTTCGACATCGCGCACAGCCTGTCGGACAGCTTCGATCTCGACCGCAAGCTCTTCGACTTCAACGAGGGGCTGCCCCAGAAGGTCGCGCCCGATCTCGAGGTGCAAGAGATTGATATCCAACACGAGCTGCGGCGCCAGTGGAGCGAAGTCTACGATTACATGTCCGTCCTGCTGTCCTCCACGGGCGTCTCGGACATGGTGGCGGAGGAGGCGGCCATCCTCCCGGGCACCGAGGACGTCATCTCGCTCATGTACCTGAACAAGTACGTGAAGGAGGGGCGCTACGATCTCATCGTCGTGGACTGTCCCCCCACGGGCGAGTCCCTGCGGTTCGTGAACATCACCAGCACGCTGCAATGGTACATCCGGCGGCGCTTCAACGTGGACCGCACCCTGGTGAAGCTCGCACGGCCACTGGCCACCAAGCTCACCAACTACGATCTGCCGGAGGACACCTACTTCGCGGCGCTCGAGCGTTTGTTCGGGCAGGTCCAGGGCATCGAGGCGCTGCTCACCGACGCCAACCACACCACGGTGCGCCTGGTCTCCAGCGCGGAGAAGATGGTGATGCGCGAGACCCAGCGCGCCTACCTCTACTTCAACATGTATGGCATGACGGTGGACCAGGTCGTGGTCAACCGCATCCTCCCGGCGACCCGGCACCTGGAGCAGTGGAACCAGACGCAGACCGCCTACGTCGAGCAGATCAAGGACTACTTCGCGCCCCTGCCGGTGGCCCGCCTGCCCCTGTTCGAGCAGGAAGTCGTGGGCCAGGAGCGGCTCGGAGGACTCGCCGACAAGCTCTTCCAGGACCAGGACCCCACCGAGCGCTACGTCAGCGCGCCGCCCTACCAGTTCACCAAGAAGCAGGGAGGACGCTACGGGTTGAGCATCCACATGCCGGGCGCCGGCCGCGAGGAGATCGTCCTCGACCGGCAGGGGGATGACCTCATCGTGCGCGTGGGCAGCTTCCGGCGGCACATCATGCTGCCCCGCTCGGTCGTGCCGCTGCAGGCCGTGGACGCGATCCTCGACAAGGGGACCCTGAAGATCGAGTTCGCCCACCCCAGGTAG
- a CDS encoding non-ribosomal peptide synthetase, with product MTESVVKHSLESLRLKGIPAVDASLPEVRPGGGDVWVLSSSQQRMWFLEQLEPGNASQHLLQAWLIQGPLDSVSLQNAVDALLSRHEALRLVILPGAAGPVQRVGEARSLAVGFSDLSAAAHPREALAEVVRADAREPFSLAHGPLLRLRLARLAPNTHALVLTIHHILSDGAWSGEVFLQELAHLYGQLVEGAAPHLPPLPVQYGDYVNWAARHVLPGPDEEDAWRRRLAGSSPVLELPADAPRPPRQTFRAGRVDVTVSPALLQTLEALAAREGVTLFSLLLTAFTTLLHRHSRQEELVVGWPAPLRFRPELQGLIGYFGNPVPLRSRLEPRTRGLDAVRWMDQEVREANALAILPFERLVTLLGVERDPSRHPLYQVMFDLLPAQSTRLAGGCSFAPLDVFSGLVAYDATLLLEPRDGGLVGALDFNADLFGQERMERLAAQYLHLLERLAAEPQAPLSGLPLLSPEAERTLLEETTLGPSVEGAEVAALERFEQQVRRTPHAPALAFGPRVLSYDELDRRANRLARALRRLGVGPDTLVALCVERSLELPMALLAIWKAGGGFLPLDVNNPRERLAFLLADAGVRVVLTQEHLLSRLPGTDAAVLCVDRDAEQISRESDEAPAREAGLDHLAYVIHTSGSTGTPKGIAMVHRCLANLVAWQLAHPRLGGVSRTLQFASLNFDICYQELFTTWAVGGTVLMVTEEVRRDAARLLDVLEQERVSRLYLPFIALQQLARVADERGAAPRYLRQLITAGEQLQSTPELQRLLARMPECSLHNQYGPSECHVVTSHDLAREPSAWPRLPPIGRPVAHLRLLLLDGRGQPVPRGVPGEVFLGGPALARGYLGRPAQTAERFVPHPFEPGARLYRTGDLARLREDGEFEFLQRVDAQVKIRGYRIEPGEIEVALSEHPAVEQAHVRPYVDSTGERRLVAYVAARLDATAAGTEREHVGRWRSVWDETYRNSEGAEGTFDLAGWSDSVRGEPLPAEEMREWVEATVTRIRALEPRRVLEIGCGSGLLLHRLAPDCELYWGTDLSDVTIRRLEEQLQAGPPSLAQRVRLEARPAEDFSGLPEAAFDTIVLNSVTQLFPSVDYLLHVLQGALRLLRPGGCLFVGDVQNLRLFELFHASVVLAQAPASQDATPLLGRVRQRLLLDERLYVDPSFFPALVGQVPLLGAVEVRLKRGGGGNEMNRFRYDVELWRSPVAEAAPFEGPTLDWERDGLSLERVRRMLEERPSGVLLCRVPNARTADDAARLALLRSRGAALTVGRLMALPAVASCDPEALCRLAESLGYGCHLDWSPEGEEGRFDALLRPGVVRRAHPPRPPRPWRDYANQPLLASQRRELLGSLRAQLERTLPEYMVPSSFVLLPELPRKPTGKLDVAALPPPEPTQVEHAAGHLAPRTPTERKLAELWRRVLGVQRVGANDDFFQLGGHSLLATRLLSLIRGELGLELPLRVLFEQSTLATMAGCMDARGWSTGQPASPQAIEEGEI from the coding sequence ATGACCGAATCAGTGGTGAAGCACTCCTTGGAGTCACTGCGCCTCAAGGGCATTCCCGCGGTGGATGCGTCCCTGCCCGAGGTGCGGCCTGGCGGCGGTGATGTCTGGGTTTTGTCTTCTTCTCAACAGCGGATGTGGTTCCTGGAGCAGCTCGAGCCAGGCAATGCCTCGCAGCATCTGCTCCAGGCGTGGCTCATCCAGGGGCCGCTCGATTCCGTTTCGTTACAAAACGCGGTGGACGCGCTCCTCTCGCGTCACGAGGCGCTGCGGCTGGTCATCCTCCCGGGCGCCGCGGGGCCCGTGCAGCGGGTGGGCGAGGCCCGTTCCCTGGCGGTGGGATTCAGCGATCTGTCGGCGGCGGCCCACCCGCGAGAGGCCCTGGCGGAGGTGGTGCGCGCGGACGCCCGCGAACCCTTTTCCCTGGCGCACGGTCCCCTGTTGCGGCTGCGGCTGGCGCGGCTCGCGCCCAATACTCATGCGCTGGTGCTGACCATCCACCACATCCTCTCGGATGGGGCCTGGAGCGGCGAGGTCTTCCTCCAGGAGCTGGCGCACCTGTATGGACAGCTCGTGGAGGGCGCGGCGCCCCACCTGCCCCCCCTGCCCGTGCAGTATGGCGATTATGTGAACTGGGCGGCGCGGCACGTGCTCCCGGGGCCCGACGAGGAAGACGCGTGGCGGCGGCGGCTGGCGGGGAGCTCCCCGGTGCTGGAGCTGCCCGCGGATGCGCCCCGGCCGCCCCGGCAGACGTTCCGCGCGGGCCGTGTCGACGTGACGGTGTCTCCCGCCCTGCTCCAGACGCTCGAGGCGCTGGCGGCGCGGGAAGGGGTGACGCTCTTCTCCCTGCTGCTCACGGCCTTCACCACGCTCCTGCATCGTCACTCGCGCCAGGAGGAACTGGTGGTGGGTTGGCCCGCGCCCCTGCGCTTCCGCCCCGAGCTGCAGGGGCTCATCGGCTACTTCGGCAACCCCGTTCCACTGCGCTCCCGGCTGGAGCCCCGGACCCGGGGCCTGGACGCCGTCCGGTGGATGGACCAGGAGGTCCGCGAGGCCAATGCCCTGGCCATCCTCCCCTTCGAGCGGCTGGTCACGCTGCTGGGCGTGGAGCGGGATCCGAGCCGCCATCCGCTCTACCAGGTCATGTTCGACCTGCTGCCCGCCCAGTCCACCCGCCTCGCGGGAGGCTGCTCCTTCGCGCCCCTGGACGTGTTCTCGGGCCTGGTGGCGTACGACGCCACCTTGTTGCTGGAGCCCCGGGACGGCGGGCTGGTGGGCGCGCTGGACTTCAACGCGGATCTGTTCGGTCAGGAGCGCATGGAGCGTCTGGCCGCCCAGTACCTCCACCTGTTGGAGCGTCTGGCCGCCGAGCCCCAGGCGCCGCTCTCCGGGTTGCCGCTGCTCTCGCCCGAGGCCGAGCGGACCCTGCTGGAGGAGACGACCCTCGGTCCGTCCGTGGAGGGCGCGGAGGTGGCGGCCCTCGAGCGCTTCGAGCAGCAGGTGCGGCGCACCCCCCACGCTCCGGCGCTCGCCTTCGGTCCGCGGGTGCTCTCCTATGACGAGCTGGACCGGCGGGCCAACCGGCTCGCGCGGGCCCTGCGGCGCCTGGGCGTGGGCCCCGACACGCTCGTGGCCCTGTGCGTGGAGCGCTCGCTGGAGCTGCCCATGGCATTGCTCGCCATCTGGAAGGCGGGCGGCGGATTCCTCCCCCTGGACGTGAACAATCCCCGCGAGCGGCTCGCCTTCCTGCTGGCCGACGCCGGCGTCCGCGTGGTCCTCACCCAGGAGCACCTGCTCTCCCGCCTCCCCGGCACCGACGCCGCGGTGCTGTGCGTGGACCGTGACGCGGAGCAGATCTCGCGCGAGTCCGATGAGGCGCCCGCGCGCGAGGCCGGGTTGGACCATCTGGCCTATGTCATCCACACCTCGGGCTCGACGGGTACGCCCAAGGGCATCGCCATGGTGCACCGCTGTCTGGCCAATCTGGTGGCCTGGCAGTTGGCGCACCCCCGGCTGGGCGGCGTGTCGCGCACGCTCCAGTTCGCCTCGCTCAACTTCGATATCTGCTACCAGGAGCTCTTCACCACCTGGGCCGTGGGCGGCACGGTGCTCATGGTGACGGAGGAGGTGCGCCGGGACGCGGCGCGCCTGCTGGACGTGCTGGAGCAGGAGCGCGTCTCGCGGCTGTACCTGCCCTTCATCGCCCTGCAGCAACTGGCCCGCGTCGCGGACGAGCGCGGCGCCGCCCCCCGCTACCTGCGCCAGCTCATCACCGCCGGGGAGCAGTTGCAGTCCACGCCCGAGTTGCAGCGCCTGCTCGCACGCATGCCGGAGTGCTCGCTGCACAATCAGTACGGCCCCTCCGAGTGCCACGTGGTGACGAGCCATGACCTGGCGCGGGAGCCCTCGGCCTGGCCCCGGCTGCCGCCGATCGGAAGGCCCGTGGCGCACCTGCGCCTGCTGCTGCTGGATGGGCGCGGACAGCCCGTGCCCCGGGGCGTGCCCGGAGAGGTCTTCCTCGGAGGCCCCGCGCTGGCTCGCGGTTATCTCGGCCGCCCGGCCCAGACCGCCGAGCGCTTCGTCCCTCATCCCTTCGAGCCCGGGGCCCGGCTCTACCGCACGGGGGACCTGGCGCGGCTGCGCGAGGACGGGGAGTTCGAGTTCCTGCAGCGCGTGGACGCGCAGGTGAAGATCCGCGGCTACCGGATCGAGCCGGGGGAAATCGAGGTGGCGCTCAGCGAGCACCCCGCCGTCGAGCAGGCCCATGTGCGTCCCTACGTGGACTCCACCGGCGAGCGGCGGTTGGTGGCCTATGTGGCGGCCCGGCTGGACGCCACGGCGGCGGGCACCGAGCGCGAGCACGTGGGCCGCTGGCGCTCCGTCTGGGACGAGACCTACCGCAACTCCGAGGGCGCCGAGGGGACGTTCGACCTCGCCGGCTGGAGCGACAGCGTCCGGGGCGAGCCCCTTCCCGCCGAGGAGATGCGCGAGTGGGTGGAGGCCACGGTGACGCGGATCCGCGCGCTCGAGCCCAGGCGCGTGTTGGAGATCGGCTGCGGTTCCGGACTGCTGCTGCACCGGCTGGCGCCCGACTGTGAGCTGTACTGGGGCACGGATCTCTCGGACGTCACCATCCGCCGGCTGGAAGAGCAGCTCCAGGCCGGTCCTCCCTCGCTCGCGCAACGGGTCCGGCTGGAGGCGCGGCCCGCCGAGGACTTCTCCGGCCTGCCCGAGGCGGCGTTCGACACCATCGTCCTCAACTCGGTGACGCAGCTCTTTCCCAGCGTGGATTACCTGCTGCACGTCCTCCAGGGCGCCCTGCGGCTGTTGCGCCCGGGTGGGTGCCTGTTCGTGGGAGACGTGCAGAACCTGCGGCTCTTCGAGCTGTTCCACGCCTCGGTGGTCCTGGCCCAGGCCCCGGCTTCCCAGGACGCCACCCCGCTGCTCGGGCGCGTGCGCCAACGCCTGCTGCTCGATGAGCGTCTGTACGTGGACCCCTCCTTCTTCCCGGCCCTGGTGGGGCAGGTGCCCCTGCTCGGCGCCGTGGAGGTGCGGCTCAAGCGCGGCGGTGGCGGCAACGAGATGAACCGCTTCCGCTACGACGTGGAGCTGTGGCGCTCGCCCGTGGCCGAGGCCGCCCCGTTCGAGGGGCCCACGCTGGACTGGGAGCGGGACGGGCTGTCCCTGGAGCGCGTGCGGCGCATGCTGGAGGAGCGGCCCTCGGGAGTGCTCCTGTGCCGGGTGCCCAATGCCCGCACGGCCGATGATGCCGCCCGTCTGGCGCTCCTGCGCTCGCGGGGCGCGGCCCTCACCGTGGGCCGGCTGATGGCGCTGCCCGCGGTGGCGTCCTGTGATCCAGAGGCGCTGTGCCGCCTGGCGGAGTCCCTGGGCTACGGGTGCCACCTCGACTGGAGCCCCGAGGGCGAGGAGGGCCGCTTCGACGCACTGCTGCGTCCCGGCGTGGTCCGGCGGGCGCATCCGCCGCGGCCGCCCCGGCCCTGGCGCGATTACGCCAACCAGCCCCTGCTGGCGAGCCAGCGCCGGGAGCTGCTCGGGAGTCTGCGTGCCCAGCTTGAGCGCACGCTGCCCGAGTACATGGTGCCCTCCTCGTTCGTGCTGCTGCCCGAGCTGCCACGCAAGCCCACGGGGAAGCTGGATGTGGCGGCCCTGCCTCCCCCGGAGCCCACCCAGGTCGAGCACGCGGCGGGCCACCTCGCGCCGCGCACGCCCACCGAGCGCAAGCTCGCCGAGCTGTGGCGGCGCGTGCTCGGAGTGCAGCGCGTGGGCGCGAATGATGACTTCTTCCAGCTCGGGGGACACTCGCTGCTGGCCACCCGGCTGCTGTCGCTCATCCGGGGCGAGCTGGGCCTGGAGCTGCCCCTGCGCGTGCTCTTCGAGCAGTCCACCCTGGCCACCATGGCGGGCTGCATGGACGCGCGCGGCTGGTCCACCGGGCAACCCGCATCCCCACAGGCCATCGAGGAGGGCGAGATTTGA